CATATTTATTTATCGAGATTTAACTGTATTTTTTTTCTCGAAACTCCGGGGCGCTATATCTCTAGAGCAAATGATGCGATTTCATTTATGTAATAACGAGTTTTTTCTCATGAGCGTTAGAGCAAAGATGCACTTATTTCCTTTAAAAATTCTAAATTTGGGTGTTTAATGTTTTAATTAGTAGATTCCTTAAAAGGAATTTCATAAATTATGGAGTACCTAGCAGCTGTAACTTTTTATAATTACCTAGTACTTTTAAATTAAATTGACCTTTCAAATGAAAATAAAAGGACTATTGGGGGTATCAACTTTAGCAGAATTGACCTCTCAAGGGGAAAAAAAGGAATAAAATAGCtaaaattaattacttttaaacTATTATTAATTTTACTCAACAATAGTACAAGTTTCGCAACAATGCGTGACACATTTATTCTATAAAATAATTCTATACCtaagattttttttttcaaattgtTTGCAACTCCCTACTAAATTTTTTATAACAATTATAACCTCCCTCTCACTGAATTCTTAACAAGCGGCAGAGACACGCACGGAATTCAAGAAGAGCGAAGAAAACGATTactcccatttgtttacactttccttttttgaatgtcccttccaattgtttacatttcaaatttttccaaaaatagtattttttttataatttttaaaataactacatccactattTCTCTCTACTATActcactttatacatataatattaattggTCCTACTATTTTATTCACTTTTTTAACCTTTCTTCgctattttattatttttcttaaactccgtgTCCAAGCCAAATGTAAATATTTGGGAGCAACGAAGGGAGTGCAGAGTATCCCATCCtactaaaattaataaatcaaaatacTAATTCCAGAAAATGTCAAAAAAAATGAACGAGACGTTCAAAATGGAAAATGTTAAAAAATGAACGGGACGTTAATAAGCAGTGTATACTGTATACCAACAAGTGACGGACCTCCGTTTGTCTACAAATTGTTTGTGTCCATAAACAACCGAACCCCAGGACAATTTATGTCTTGCAGGACAGATATAAATAGGGCATTGTCCTGTATGTAGGACCAAATTATACACACTAAAATTTGAAGACAATAAAATGCAGCAACAGACAATTTGTGATAAGATACTATTGCAGGCTTATCTATATATCCACTCATCATGTTTATAAAAATTTTACGAAGGCACAGTTGACATTTAATTCATGTCGGATTTCAAAAAACTAAAACAAATACCAGGAAATTCAACAAAATTCTGTAAATTACAAAAAATAATTACTACAATTGATATTACTATAATGCTATCAAAACAAAACCCGTTTtatgattaaaaataaataaaaatgaacTAAAAAAGTTGGGGGTTTCAAGAAAATTATGAAAGTAAACATGAGGGGCTGCTGTCGTTTTCTTCATTTGGCTGGCTCACCTGCCTAAATACAACTATTACACACTACTTTTTGATTGATCAAACTGCATTCAAGTATTGAAGCAATAGGGTGTGTAATGAAACAAATAAGGCCAAGAACAGGGTTATGACAAACGTCTCGAAACTAAATGATGGACCCGATTGTTAAACGAGTTACCTGCCTGTGACAATGGTCCCGTGATTTAGACTTGGAGTCAATTATCTGGCATCCCCCATTATGCTTAAAGGAACGACTCACTCCCGGACAAAATGCTTTACACAGGAGAATCGAAAAAAAGGTTAATCACAACAGAAAGTCAGAAACACACAAAAGAAATAAATTCCCTTCTTCATGCCTAAGCCCTGGTGCTAACTCGATGCAAATTCGTTTTTTTGACTTGCACAGCCTATTTAACTTCCGAGGCCAAAAAATAGAAGGCATTTTCAGAACATCCGTAAGTGAAATTCTCTAGTTAAAAAATAATACAAAACAATCAAAACTATTAACAGAGTACACTACAACCTCTTTTTACTAGTCCAACATAAATAATCTACTGCTGAACTCTGTTATTTAAAGACCTAAAGCTTGAATTCTATATTTGACCAATTAACCGGCTAAATCTAATCCATATTAACTTATAATTTTGTCTGTTAATTATGTAATTAATATTCTAGTTGAACCTTGCAGATGCTCGAGGAAATAACTGCTAAGTTCTGGAGTGAAATGTATAGTGCAATTTAACAAACGATATACATGGCCCGTGGCCACTATAAGGTATCTATTGGGTGCAATAGGCTGTGTATGTTGGCACTTGACATTTAACCAAAGTTATTCAGTACTTGCTATGATCGGTTCATGTTAGTTACTTCCTAAATCACCTATCTCTAGCTTTACGATGCTGGACAGATACTGTAACCATAGCAGCAACACATTCTCTTTGACAACACGAAAAAACCATTGTTCAACGCTTTGACAACATGAAAAAACCAAAAGCTCTGCCCAAGAAAACAGCAGTAGCAGCAGCAACAGGAGCTGAATTAACAGTGCAGTGCCTTCAAGAGTTGATTTCCTTACAATATTCATTACAAACAAGGCCAAATGACTCAACAAGGCATCACTCTGCTTCAACAGACTAAAAAATCTAGGTTTTCTCGTTGCTCGAGCTCTGTATCTCAGGATGCGAATGTCTACACTTCCCTACAAGGCTGAATACAGTTAACTATGTGCAATGCAGAGGAAATGCACAAATCATTCAGGCGTACTTTTGACGACTAGAAACTACTTCAATCTGAGACCATTTGCCTAAGATGTTCAGTTGGGCCTTCTGTAttttcatttgtgtttaaatacAAACAGCTAACAAGATGGTTAATAGAGCCCAAATAACAGCTAAAACTGGATGATGACATTCAGCAGATGTAGGTACAGTTGACACAGTAGTCGGAATACAAAGCTGCCAGAAAGCGCAACAGTCCAATTACCTTATAAAGAAACCTAGTGGAAGAATCTCCTGCGACACCGAAATGATCCAAGCTCCTCATACTCTGCCTTTGTAACACACATTGTTTCAAAATCAGGGCTAGATGCCAAGAGTGACCCCCCTCGCCAAACACCTAATATGGGACTGCAAAAGCAACTCAAAGAGTTTTATTATCTAGCAACATAAGAATTAAATAGATAAATTACTTTACTAGGAAAGTATGGCTTACTCTTCTTGGGTAGATATTTTTACTTGATAATTATCTGGAACAAGAGGCCGCAACTCCCTTTCTCTGCAGTATAAGAAAACCAGTCAAGAACAGCGTGTAAAAATATGGCAAAGAAATTGCTTTGCATAAGAGTTAAGAGCTTACAGTCTTTCCGCAAATCGAGGAAACAATGTGCTTCCACCGGTCAATATGATGCTGTCCAAAGCATAAATTTAAGGCACAGATCGGTATCAGATATAAGACattaacaaaataaataaataaatgaaaggTTTTTCCTGCTTAAAAAATGAACTGATTAATTATACCTTTCATAGAGTACAGGTTGTAGATAAGGATGACAAGAATTGACTGCTCGGACAATGCATTCGGCCAAGCCAGCCTGGTTCATTCCTACAAATAGCCAAAGTCCAGGCCATTTCAATACAAGTTGTTACAACTTACAAGAAATTCGACTCATGCAAGTTATAGTCCTTAATAGAAACAGGGAGTGCAATCTATTACTTAAAAGAAAATGTTCGACAAAAACTGCAAACCAACTTTGTCATAACAAGTAGCACAAAAGTGCTTCTCACTCTAATAATGAAACCTTGAAAATTGGCTTTCCAACGCTACAAGGCAATACAAACCTAGATCAGCAGGACGAAATATCATCTCCGGCACAAGGAAACGCTCATTCGTCAAGCTGAACTCCTGTTCACAAGGTAAAGCATTAAAAACTGCATATTGTAAATATATTAGCTTCTTAAAGATACGTGACTTTACATTCTTTGTCAAATCAATTTTATTTTTGTTCTCAAGCTTTTCCTCATGTTCTTGCTCATCTGTTTCCATTCTTTCTGTATGTTTTCCTGTGGCTCCATCGTACAAAGTAAGATATCTGTCTGCTTCAGCAGGGTCTTTCACAAAACCCTTTGTATACGTAACACCATCAGGAAGCACATAAGTGCACTTAAAGAGGTTGTCATAGCCACGTTTCCTACAAAGACATTTGCAGAAGAAAATTCAAGCAATAATATTCCTTTGACAAAAATGACTGTTATTCTGTACAATTTGTAGAATAATATTAGGTTTTAGAATATAAGAACCAATGTGTAGTATCCACATGATTTTGTCAGTGCTTAAATTATAgttaaaaatatcaaattaccGTCTTTATGCATCCATAAATGTCTATTGACTAATATACTACGTAAAATGGGGGTGCATATGACCCCAGATGCTCATGAGTGGCTCATCCCGATAAAAACTTGGCTTGTTTATATGCGAGGCAAACTAAAGCACAATATCAATGCGGACCTTAAACATGGTACAACTTGGCTATAGGCTTATCAATAATCTTGCGAGCAAACTCGAATTTAATGTTCCCATACAAACTCGTCTAATGTTCGCAAACAAGTACCTAAACAGACTCATGAATTAAGCTTCTTGGACAAACTCGAGCTCGCCTAATCACTAACGGTCCAAGCATGAGCAGTTCAAAGCCTAGGCTCACTCAGCTCGATTACAGCCCTACTATAGCCAAGCAACCAGAAGGCCAcaagtttaataatattaagTTAGTTCCAAAGTTACAAAGTAGAAAACAACTATACAACGCAAACCTATTATTACGATCAAAGTAAATAACTATGacaataataatattaaaactaACAGCATTCGAAGATACCAAACTAACGAGCCAACAAGTGCAAAGTAGAGTCCTACTCAGCTCGATTGCAGCCCTATAGTCACGCATCCAAAAGACCACAAACCTAATAACATCATGCTAGTTCCAAATCTTCCTCCATTCCAAAACAACTAGCCACCACAAAACTAACAGTATGATCATAGCAAATTACTACCACATTATCTATACAAACAGCCAAAGAAATCACAACCATCAGCATTCTAACCAAACAAAATAAATCCGATGACACACACATCTACATTACTGCCACCATTTTAAAAAGAACAACTAAACACTGCAGTAAGATTCAAGATATAACAACATTCTAACGAAACTAAATGAAGATACAAACTTTACAATTCCTAGCAATCAACAAATTCCTTCCAACATCCAACAAAACAAAAAAGACTCATCTGTAGCAATTCTAACGAACAAAACACACGCATAAAGATACAGTCTTTAACATACCTATCAAAAGTATGATCACGGCAAATTACTACCACAACATCAACACAACTGCCAAAGAAATCAAAACTAACAGCATTCTACTCAAACCAAATTAATCCACACATTTATATAAAAGCAACCATACTAAAGAACAACTAAACACacaaaattcagaaaattacaacATTCTAACGAAACAAAACACACACATATAGACAGAGATACAATCTTTAGCATACCTAGCAATCACCAAATCGCTCTCTAACATCCCACAAAACAAAACACAACTTCTCCAAAAAACAATATAACAGCCAAAGAAATCAAAACCAACAGCATTCAAATTAAACCTACATTTTTAATTGTAACAAAAATTGAATCTTTACGATACCTAGCAACCACCAAATCCCGTTCGACAACAAAAGACACTCATCCATAACatttataaaacaaaacaaaatacACAAATTTTAACATAAAGATCGAATCTTTACGATACCTAGCAATAACCAAATCCCGCTCGACATCCAACGAAACGAAACACAACTTCTCCTTAACATGATCCATCAAAAAGCTCTCATCCATTACATTAACGGAGCGATAACTAATCAACTCTTTCAAATAATTACTCAACGCTTTCCCCCCCAAATCCATCCTCTTAACCCCATAATTCACACAAAAATTCTGAAACACGGGCGCGCAATGCACGAAACTAAAACCACAATCCACAACCAAACTACATTCCCTCTTACTAACAACCCCATAAGGGCGTCTACTAGCCTCATACAAATGCACCAATTCAGGCGCATTCGCAACGTAAAGACTCATAAACCCAAATTCCTCGAAAACAAGCTCATCGAAAGCGCGCTGACAGGAGGGCAAATTGAAGAGGGGTTCAGTTAAGAGAAGCGAAGAGAGTGAAGGGGTGAGATTAACGGTGGAAAATAAGTGGGCCCAGATGGCGGATTGAAGGTCTGGGTTGATTAAGTAGCCGCGGTCAATTGGGCGGCGGAGAGTGGCGGAGGTGAGGTCTTGAGAGAGGAGAGATGGGCCGGTGATGAATTTTTTGGAGGAGATGGGCCGGGCTTGGCAGTTGGGGAAGATGGTTAGTGGGTCTCGGTCGCCGGCGAGACCGGCTTTTATCTGGCCGCCGCCGTTGTCTAGGACTATTACTGTCATGGTGGGGGTTTGGGGGTGTAGATAGATACAGGGTTTTTGTGTGTACTGGTTGGGGTTTAGAGGTTGGGGTCAATTTCGGGTCTCGGTCGTGTTCGTGTCGGTTAACGTAACGTGTGAATTTCGGGTCAagttaaaattatttaaaattaaatgaattCAAACTTGTAAGTGAAAAGGAATAAAATTCTTGATAACGGGTCATTTCGTATTTTGCAAATCGGGTTTGATTCACTTTCGAATTTTCTCTAAGTAAATCGAGTTATGAATCGAGTCACATTCGGGTTGAGTTTCGGGACGTGTCTGATATTGGCGCCTTTGTTTAGAGGGGTTGGGGAGGAAAAGATAAATGAGATTTCTAATGTCGGATTAGAAAAATCGAAACCGAAccaaaaaattaatttatttgaCAATTGGCGGAAGTGGggagaaaaaggaaaaaaaaatgGTGGTATTATTTAGGCTAATCCAGGGTTGGGAAGTGCTGGGAAGTACGGATATGAAGTATCTCGTAATAATTAGAGAGACATGAATCAAGTATGATGAAGACGTTAGGAATTTACCGAAAATGAGGAATCGGGTTGGGACGAGAATGAAAAAAGAAACCGAAAACGAATTGAAAAACGAAGAATGAAATTGAAATTATTGAAGGAAAAGTAGGAGGGGTTTTTGAAATGAAAATAAAGGAATTGATTTGATGATGCAGAAGCAGAACCTTCAAGTTGTGTGTAGTGTAGGACTGAAGAATTAAAATCTTGAGAGGTCTTTGAATTTGTGTCAAAGATGTGACATTAAATCTTTGTAAAGCAACATTTGTACTAGGGATTATGGACTATGAAGTGCCTCTTGCAGTTTAAGTTGTGTTAAGTCCAATTTCATTTTTAGCTTAGAGAACACTTGTTATTTTGAAAGACTTGGATATCATTAGATTCAGGATTGGTTCACTTCTCCTCATGATCTGTTAATTATTTGACAAACTTCTCTGTGTTTGGCCCTATACTCAAATTTCAGTACAAAAATAGTTAGAAATTACTTGACGGGATGGGACAACCTAGTGGTAAAGGTTTATCCTCTATCGGGTTAAGTTCCACGAGACGTATAAGCCAATTTTTTCAAAGAATA
The sequence above is drawn from the Apium graveolens cultivar Ventura chromosome 2, ASM990537v1, whole genome shotgun sequence genome and encodes:
- the LOC141708915 gene encoding actin-related protein 6, whose protein sequence is MTVIVLDNGGGQIKAGLAGDRDPLTIFPNCQARPISSKKFITGPSLLSQDLTSATLRRPIDRGYLINPDLQSAIWAHLFSTVNLTPSLSSLLLTEPLFNLPSCQRAFDELVFEEFGFMSLYVANAPELVHLYEASRRPYGVVSKRECSLVVDCGFSFVHCAPVFQNFCVNYGVKRMDLGGKALSNYLKELISYRSVNVMDESFLMDHVKEKLCFVSLDVERDLVIARKRGYDNLFKCTYVLPDGVTYTKGFVKDPAEADRYLTLYDGATGKHTERMETDEQEHEEKLENKNKIDLTKNEFSLTNERFLVPEMIFRPADLGMNQAGLAECIVRAVNSCHPYLQPVLYESIILTGGSTLFPRFAERLERELRPLVPDNYQVKISTQEDPILGVWRGGSLLASSPDFETMCVTKAEYEELGSFRCRRRFFH